One Nocardioides aromaticivorans genomic window carries:
- a CDS encoding tyrosine-type recombinase/integrase, with translation MDAVKWRRQQLDALDRGRWVDPQAGKVSFLRYFESWERDQLWTDGTRKAMSLAARSTSFAEVDLRSIRPSHVEAWVKSMTIASSDRSAPLAPGTIKTRFVNVRSVFRAAVRDGMIATDPTARVRLPRQRKREAAMTIPAPEVVRQILEAADPRFRAFVGLCAFAGLRLGEAAALQVGDVDFLRREIHVRRQVQRVNGGELEVRLPKYNSERTVHAAQALIDMLAEHVALGLTNEWLFEGNAKLPPHQNTVGHRWRTTLARAGVSGVRLHDLRHFYASGLIASGCDVVAVQRALGHAKSTTTLTTYAHLWPSAESRVRDASARLAAEVLTAGEGRMRADEA, from the coding sequence GTGGACGCCGTCAAGTGGCGACGGCAGCAGCTCGATGCTCTCGATCGCGGGCGGTGGGTGGATCCGCAGGCCGGCAAGGTCTCGTTCCTGCGCTACTTCGAGTCGTGGGAGCGGGACCAGCTGTGGACTGACGGCACCCGGAAGGCGATGTCGCTAGCGGCCCGGTCGACGTCGTTCGCCGAGGTGGACCTGCGCTCGATCCGGCCGAGCCACGTCGAGGCCTGGGTGAAGTCGATGACGATTGCTTCCTCGGATCGATCCGCCCCGCTGGCGCCGGGGACGATCAAGACGCGGTTCGTCAACGTGCGCTCGGTCTTCCGGGCGGCGGTGCGCGACGGGATGATCGCGACCGATCCCACGGCGCGTGTACGACTCCCCCGTCAGCGCAAGCGCGAGGCCGCGATGACGATCCCGGCCCCGGAGGTGGTCCGGCAGATCCTGGAGGCCGCGGATCCGCGCTTCCGGGCGTTCGTCGGACTGTGCGCGTTCGCCGGACTCCGACTCGGGGAGGCGGCCGCGCTGCAGGTCGGCGACGTCGACTTCCTGCGTCGCGAGATCCACGTCCGCCGTCAGGTGCAGCGGGTGAACGGCGGCGAGCTCGAGGTCCGGCTGCCGAAGTACAACTCCGAGCGCACGGTGCACGCCGCGCAGGCACTCATTGACATGCTGGCCGAGCACGTGGCGCTGGGTCTGACCAACGAGTGGCTGTTCGAAGGCAACGCCAAGCTTCCACCGCACCAGAACACGGTCGGTCACCGTTGGCGCACGACCCTTGCCCGTGCCGGCGTGAGCGGTGTCCGCCTGCACGACCTTCGCCATTTCTACGCTTCAGGGCTCATTGCCTCGGGTTGCGACGTGGTGGCCGTGCAGCGCGCGCTGGGGCACGCGAAGTCCACCACCACGCTGACCACCTATGCGCACCTGTGGCCGAGCGCGGAGAGTCGGGTGCGGGACGCGTCTGCCCGTCTTGCGGCCGAAGTCCTCACCGCTGGTGAGGGCAGAATGAGGGCAGATGAGGCGTAA
- a CDS encoding ArsR family transcriptional regulator: MAALIRAGVAVRQLGPNQVELTTHPYDSTDGPTDELGESADLGPDLAMSLPSGETWTVEVKAWDRTLTPNIIRKAAQSLSSRRVLAIAPSISEQARAVAREHGWSVIATNPNRADGPTGALALPDGRWQLLGEPDEPERSHASEQPDQPVGSGTLHLGTRPAGTGKRRTSRKGRPAYGVGQVIRALLTGQQFTQAELAQLTGLSQPRISQTLRKLNGEGLAHPRGVKPYRWEAAGWGDLLDHWLTTYRGPGGTRTYWYGLEQAAQTADRVLDFLDGTAVAAAAANSSHLMAYRTVPALSGLVAADRIAPWARANVATIYTPVGADLQQVGLTPASPGDATIQLVVPADPGVWLVPRMWQALEGRRLADPFQILWDLTHPIGAAVTDADQAALHLRKYLFDEALAQLDRGDRESGHGDQGSGGPL, encoded by the coding sequence GTGGCGGCGCTGATCAGGGCAGGCGTCGCCGTGCGCCAACTCGGCCCGAACCAGGTCGAGCTCACCACGCACCCCTACGACTCCACCGACGGTCCCACTGATGAACTCGGCGAGTCAGCCGATCTGGGGCCGGATCTTGCCATGAGTCTGCCGTCGGGGGAGACGTGGACGGTGGAGGTCAAGGCATGGGATCGCACCCTGACGCCGAACATCATTCGCAAGGCCGCGCAGAGCCTCAGCTCGCGTCGCGTGCTCGCGATCGCGCCAAGCATTAGCGAGCAGGCGCGCGCGGTGGCGCGCGAGCATGGCTGGTCGGTTATCGCCACAAACCCCAACCGGGCGGACGGGCCGACCGGCGCGCTCGCCCTGCCCGATGGCCGCTGGCAGCTCCTCGGAGAGCCGGACGAACCTGAGCGCTCCCATGCCTCCGAACAGCCGGACCAGCCGGTGGGTTCGGGGACATTGCATCTGGGAACCCGGCCGGCTGGAACAGGGAAGCGCAGGACCAGCAGAAAGGGACGCCCAGCGTACGGGGTCGGGCAGGTGATCCGCGCCCTACTCACCGGGCAGCAGTTCACCCAAGCCGAGCTCGCCCAGTTAACCGGCCTCAGCCAGCCGCGGATCTCCCAGACGTTGCGGAAACTAAACGGGGAAGGTCTGGCCCATCCCCGCGGTGTGAAGCCCTATCGGTGGGAGGCGGCCGGGTGGGGTGACCTTCTCGACCACTGGCTGACCACGTACCGTGGTCCGGGCGGCACTCGCACCTACTGGTACGGCCTCGAGCAGGCCGCGCAGACCGCCGACCGGGTCCTCGATTTCCTCGACGGCACCGCCGTCGCTGCTGCCGCCGCCAATTCCAGTCATCTGATGGCGTACCGGACCGTCCCGGCGTTGTCCGGGCTAGTTGCTGCAGACCGAATCGCGCCGTGGGCACGCGCGAACGTGGCAACCATCTACACCCCGGTCGGTGCAGACCTCCAGCAGGTCGGCCTGACACCAGCCTCGCCGGGAGATGCCACCATCCAGCTCGTCGTACCCGCAGATCCAGGTGTGTGGCTCGTGCCCCGAATGTGGCAGGCGCTGGAAGGGCGGCGTCTGGCGGATCCGTTCCAGATCCTGTGGGACCTCACCCACCCGATCGGCGCCGCTGTCACTGATGCGGACCAGGCTGCACTTCACCTGCGGAAATACCTGTTCGACGAGGCCCTCGCCCAGCTCGACCGCGGTGACCGGGAGAGCGGTCACGGTGACCAAGGGAGCGGCGGGCCGCTGTGA
- a CDS encoding AAA family ATPase — MRVSRIEFNGYRRLAKTATGIDGPLTAFIGFNEAGKTTVLRGLRWFTHGGQVSPVDHNRSRPPASDHSAVVKVFYELDDDDKNAFADIAMDNQPTTLVLYKKRDGNRIRSLSPRPTRPAKPFELVRGRLAKATTKLAAQFAAAADEDEQDPNDWAATVSEALSSPDEEWPPQWLSAVQSLAAWLKETPAGRKQPRDVRLAQMLDDLSEHLTEEHPSEAVWNAIADRVPDFVLFEDEDRALETSYNLQPENRAISPAVARLLTLAGIDLDEMWSHIQTSDSTKRETTLERGNDRLRKLFDQAWNQSKVTVRFNVNGTLLEVLLKELHGNGDVTNIAERSDGLKTFVALVAFLASGGHTVPPVLLIDEAETHLHYDAQADLVSVLLKSVNAAQVFYTTHSPGCLPSDLGTGIRVLARDPEYADASVIKNNFWEGEGPGFSPLLFAMGAGAAAFSMCRNAVLAEGASDMVLLPTLIRKATRLDDLDYQVAPGLANAHGSGIRVEEVAAKVVYLTDGDRGGDEHKAALKAVGVDGSRIYSLPTAHAVEDLINREDYVTVVNKFLDTMGQVKRFTAADVPDGVPIAKAFADWAKRKKVRTPSKVEMAYALVRADVRLTQSGKRTLVGLHDKFTDAFMAGSK, encoded by the coding sequence GTGCGGGTTAGCAGGATTGAGTTCAACGGGTATCGCCGGCTCGCGAAGACGGCCACCGGCATCGACGGTCCGTTGACTGCATTCATCGGGTTCAACGAAGCGGGCAAGACGACCGTCCTACGTGGGCTGCGGTGGTTCACCCACGGCGGGCAGGTCTCGCCCGTCGACCACAACCGCAGCCGTCCGCCCGCGTCGGACCACTCCGCCGTCGTGAAGGTGTTCTACGAACTCGATGACGATGACAAGAATGCCTTCGCCGACATCGCAATGGACAACCAGCCAACGACGTTGGTGCTGTACAAGAAACGGGACGGCAACCGCATCCGCTCTCTGTCCCCGCGTCCCACCCGCCCGGCGAAGCCGTTCGAACTGGTCCGCGGACGACTCGCGAAGGCCACCACCAAGCTGGCAGCTCAGTTCGCGGCGGCCGCCGACGAAGACGAGCAGGACCCGAACGACTGGGCCGCGACCGTGAGCGAGGCACTCTCGAGCCCGGACGAAGAATGGCCCCCTCAATGGCTGAGCGCAGTCCAGTCACTCGCTGCATGGTTGAAGGAGACCCCGGCTGGTCGCAAGCAGCCACGCGACGTGCGGCTCGCGCAGATGCTCGACGACCTCTCCGAACACCTCACCGAGGAGCATCCGTCGGAGGCCGTCTGGAACGCGATCGCGGACCGCGTCCCTGACTTCGTGCTCTTCGAAGACGAGGATCGCGCCCTCGAAACGTCCTACAACCTCCAGCCTGAGAACCGGGCCATCTCACCGGCCGTCGCGAGGTTGCTGACCCTCGCGGGCATCGACCTCGACGAGATGTGGAGCCACATCCAGACCAGTGACTCCACCAAGCGGGAGACCACCCTCGAACGAGGCAACGACCGGTTGCGGAAACTCTTCGACCAGGCATGGAACCAGAGCAAGGTCACCGTGCGGTTCAACGTCAACGGCACCCTTCTGGAAGTCCTGCTGAAGGAACTCCACGGCAACGGCGACGTCACCAACATCGCCGAGCGAAGCGACGGGCTCAAAACGTTCGTCGCGCTCGTCGCGTTTCTCGCATCCGGCGGTCACACGGTGCCGCCTGTACTGCTCATCGACGAGGCTGAGACGCACCTCCACTACGACGCTCAAGCCGACCTCGTCAGTGTGCTGCTCAAGAGCGTTAACGCAGCCCAGGTCTTCTACACCACCCATTCGCCAGGATGCCTTCCCAGCGACCTCGGCACCGGAATCCGTGTCCTCGCCCGCGACCCCGAGTATGCGGATGCCAGCGTCATCAAGAACAACTTCTGGGAGGGTGAAGGTCCCGGATTCTCTCCGCTCCTGTTCGCGATGGGAGCAGGAGCCGCAGCGTTCTCCATGTGCCGCAACGCCGTGCTGGCCGAAGGAGCATCCGACATGGTGCTGCTGCCCACCCTCATCCGCAAGGCCACCAGGCTCGACGACCTCGACTACCAGGTAGCGCCGGGCCTTGCTAACGCACACGGCTCAGGGATCCGCGTCGAGGAAGTCGCGGCCAAGGTTGTCTATCTCACCGACGGCGACAGGGGCGGCGACGAACACAAGGCCGCTCTCAAGGCCGTAGGCGTCGATGGCAGCCGCATCTACAGCCTCCCCACGGCGCACGCGGTCGAAGACCTCATCAACCGCGAGGACTACGTCACCGTGGTCAACAAGTTCCTCGACACGATGGGGCAGGTCAAGCGGTTCACAGCGGCCGATGTCCCCGATGGGGTGCCCATCGCCAAGGCCTTCGCCGATTGGGCCAAGCGGAAGAAGGTTCGCACCCCGAGCAAGGTCGAGATGGCCTATGCACTCGTCCGTGCGGACGTCCGGCTCACGCAATCCGGTAAGCGTACGCTGGTCGGCTTGCACGACAAGTTCACAGACGCATTCATGGCGGGTTCGAAGTAG
- a CDS encoding helix-turn-helix transcriptional regulator: MSMQADEGDQLGLWREPAAAPAEGARTARGRSEGHAGSGRSAAPAPDLPARRPLKPMDYTELWTIEDVANYLGVPKQTIYSWRHTGYGPKGFRVGKHLRWRSAAVIAWTLGLEKDE; the protein is encoded by the coding sequence ATGAGCATGCAAGCGGACGAAGGAGACCAGCTGGGGCTGTGGCGTGAGCCGGCCGCAGCTCCAGCAGAGGGCGCGCGAACGGCAAGGGGCAGATCTGAGGGCCACGCGGGGAGCGGCCGCAGTGCGGCTCCCGCGCCGGACCTGCCGGCTCGGCGACCGCTCAAGCCGATGGACTACACCGAGTTGTGGACGATCGAGGACGTCGCCAACTACTTGGGCGTGCCGAAGCAGACGATCTACTCCTGGCGGCACACGGGCTACGGACCGAAGGGGTTCCGCGTGGGCAAGCACCTGCGGTGGCGATCTGCCGCGGTCATCGCCTGGACCTTGGGCCTGGAGAAGGACGAGTGA
- a CDS encoding ABC transporter permease: MSRAIGRSLLNALVTVLVVLALWQAVVSFAGVSPYVAKGPLDVFRFLFVDEAGAAPGRLAADHRDALRPLTTQTLRDAGLGFGVGMAIAVALAVAFSLSKTVEAGVLPLALLLRSVPLVSISPVIILITGRGTTASVAVIGSIVVLFPALASALFGLGRASRESLDLVHVYGGGNATALRKVAIPGALPSLFAAARVSVPGAVTGALLAEWLSTGKGIGGSIQKFSAAAKFDDLWASVAIITAITLLLYNLVQLLENVVLARMGMSQQQP; this comes from the coding sequence ATGAGCCGCGCGATCGGGCGCTCGCTGCTCAACGCGCTGGTCACCGTGCTCGTGGTCCTCGCGCTCTGGCAGGCCGTGGTCAGCTTCGCCGGCGTCTCCCCGTACGTCGCCAAGGGACCCCTGGACGTCTTCCGGTTCCTGTTCGTCGACGAGGCCGGCGCCGCGCCGGGCCGGCTGGCCGCGGACCACCGCGACGCGCTGCGCCCGCTCACCACGCAGACCCTGCGCGACGCGGGGCTGGGCTTCGGCGTCGGCATGGCCATCGCCGTCGCGCTCGCCGTGGCGTTCTCGCTGTCGAAGACCGTCGAGGCCGGGGTGCTCCCCCTCGCCCTGCTCCTGCGCAGCGTCCCGCTGGTGTCGATCTCGCCGGTCATCATCCTGATCACCGGCCGCGGCACGACCGCCTCGGTGGCGGTCATCGGCAGCATCGTGGTGCTCTTCCCGGCCCTCGCCTCGGCGCTCTTCGGGCTCGGCCGGGCCAGCAGGGAGAGCCTCGACCTGGTCCACGTGTACGGCGGCGGCAACGCCACCGCGCTGCGCAAGGTCGCGATCCCCGGTGCCCTGCCCTCCCTGTTCGCCGCCGCCCGGGTCTCCGTGCCCGGCGCGGTCACCGGCGCGCTGCTCGCCGAGTGGCTCTCGACGGGCAAGGGCATCGGCGGCTCGATCCAGAAGTTCAGTGCGGCCGCGAAGTTCGACGACCTCTGGGCGTCGGTCGCGATCATCACCGCGATCACACTGCTGCTCTACAACCTCGTGCAGCTGCTCGAGAACGTCGTGCTGGCGCGGATGGGGATGTCCCAGCAGCAGCCCTGA
- a CDS encoding LysE family translocator, with protein MPSTSQLAAFAVASFLFIQVPGPSLLFTIGRALTVGRRDALLSVVGNALGLVAQVVLVAVGLGAVVAASATAFTVLKLAGAAYVAYLGIQAIRHRGDARAALAAADEGADVSRPSSSLASVRTGFLVGATNPKTIVFFVAFLPQFIDDGAPAAPQLLLLGVLFGTMAVCSDACWALVAGRARDWFARKPQRLDGLGAAGGVMMVGLGAALVTTNNH; from the coding sequence ATGCCGTCGACCAGCCAGCTCGCCGCCTTCGCGGTCGCCTCGTTCCTGTTCATCCAGGTGCCGGGGCCGAGCCTGCTGTTCACGATCGGCCGCGCGCTGACGGTCGGTCGTCGCGACGCGCTGCTGTCGGTCGTGGGCAACGCGCTCGGCCTGGTCGCCCAGGTCGTGCTCGTGGCGGTCGGCCTCGGGGCGGTCGTCGCTGCGTCGGCGACCGCGTTCACCGTGCTCAAGCTCGCGGGCGCGGCCTATGTCGCCTACCTGGGCATCCAGGCGATCCGGCACCGTGGCGACGCCCGGGCCGCGCTGGCGGCTGCCGACGAGGGCGCCGACGTGTCGCGCCCGAGCAGCAGCCTCGCGTCGGTGCGCACGGGCTTCCTCGTCGGCGCCACCAACCCCAAGACGATCGTCTTCTTCGTCGCCTTCCTGCCGCAGTTCATCGACGACGGGGCCCCTGCCGCGCCGCAGCTGCTCCTCCTCGGCGTCCTGTTCGGCACGATGGCGGTGTGCTCCGACGCCTGCTGGGCGCTGGTCGCCGGCCGGGCGCGCGACTGGTTCGCCCGCAAGCCGCAGCGCCTCGACGGCCTGGGGGCGGCCGGCGGCGTGATGATGGTCGGCCTCGGCGCCGCGCTGGTGACGACGAACAACCACTGA
- a CDS encoding LysR family transcriptional regulator ArgP → MRFDPAQLETLVAISEEGTFEAAARRLHVTPSAVSQRVRALEQAAGQVLVGRTTPATVTAAGEPLVRLGRQLRLLASEAAATLGAGEVVELAVAVNADSLATWLRPVLRAVATLPAVALRLRIEDQGYSHDLLRRGDVLAAVTAEGAPVQGCAVEPLGRLRYTPAAAPWLVDRHRRGRSVDWARIPMVVFNEKDHLQDEVLAAHGATRPPVVHRVPSTADFHEAVRAGLGWGMIPAPQLEPDRADGLLVRLPGGRPVDVPLFWQRWRLDSPALAALSDEVRAAAALGLGPRRP, encoded by the coding sequence ATGCGCTTCGACCCCGCCCAGCTGGAGACGCTCGTCGCGATCTCGGAGGAGGGGACCTTCGAGGCCGCGGCCCGGCGGCTCCACGTCACGCCGAGCGCGGTCAGCCAGCGCGTGCGCGCGCTCGAGCAGGCGGCGGGCCAGGTCCTCGTCGGTCGTACGACGCCCGCCACCGTGACCGCGGCAGGGGAGCCGCTCGTCCGGCTGGGCCGGCAGCTGCGCCTGCTCGCGTCCGAGGCCGCTGCCACGCTGGGCGCCGGTGAGGTGGTCGAGCTCGCCGTCGCGGTCAACGCCGACTCGCTGGCGACCTGGCTGCGCCCGGTGCTGCGCGCCGTGGCGACCCTGCCGGCGGTCGCGCTGCGGCTGAGGATCGAGGACCAGGGCTACTCGCACGACCTGCTGCGGCGTGGTGACGTGCTCGCCGCGGTCACGGCCGAGGGGGCGCCGGTGCAGGGCTGTGCGGTCGAGCCGCTGGGCCGGCTGCGCTACACCCCGGCGGCCGCCCCCTGGCTGGTCGACCGGCACCGGCGCGGGCGGTCGGTCGACTGGGCGCGCATCCCGATGGTCGTGTTCAACGAGAAGGACCACCTCCAGGACGAGGTGCTGGCGGCCCACGGCGCCACCCGGCCGCCGGTCGTGCACCGGGTGCCGAGCACGGCCGACTTCCACGAGGCGGTCCGCGCGGGGCTCGGCTGGGGCATGATCCCGGCCCCACAGCTGGAGCCCGACCGGGCCGACGGCCTGCTGGTGCGGCTGCCCGGCGGGCGGCCGGTCGACGTACCCCTCTTCTGGCAGCGGTGGCGCCTCGACAGCCCGGCGCTGGCCGCGCTGTCCGACGAGGTCCGCGCCGCCGCGGCTCTGGGCCTCGGGCCGCGGCGTCCCTAA
- a CDS encoding VOC family protein has translation MASVDLFAGIPVTDHERAVDWYTRLLGEPPSFLPNDIEAVWELADHRYVFTELLPEHAGHARHTLFVDDLDGWVDAIADRGIEAATSETYDNGVRKVTYRDPDGNEIGFGGESAAA, from the coding sequence ATGGCAAGCGTCGACCTGTTCGCCGGCATCCCCGTCACCGACCACGAGCGTGCGGTCGACTGGTACACGCGGCTCCTCGGCGAGCCGCCGTCCTTCCTGCCCAACGACATCGAGGCGGTGTGGGAGCTCGCGGACCACCGCTACGTCTTCACCGAGCTCCTGCCCGAGCACGCCGGCCACGCGCGGCACACGCTGTTCGTCGACGACCTCGACGGCTGGGTCGACGCGATCGCGGACCGTGGCATCGAGGCGGCCACGAGCGAGACCTACGACAACGGCGTGCGCAAGGTGACCTACCGCGACCCCGACGGCAACGAGATCGGGTTCGGCGGGGAGTCCGCGGCCGCCTGA
- a CDS encoding LysE/ArgO family amino acid transporter yields MIAPAVAGLLTALSLIVAIGAQNAFVLRQGLLRSHVGAVVLVCALSDAVLIAAGIAGIGTLVDHAGWVIDVVRWLGVAFLVWYAASSLRRALHPESLAPQNGNRDETRRSVLARTFALTWLNPHVYLDTLLLIGSVAAAHDGGEVAGRWWFGAGAALGSVLWFCSLGFGARLLAPLLARPRAWQVLEVAIAVTMLVVAWKLATG; encoded by the coding sequence GTGATCGCCCCTGCCGTCGCGGGCCTCCTGACCGCGCTCTCCCTCATCGTCGCCATCGGCGCGCAGAACGCGTTCGTCCTGCGGCAGGGCCTGCTCCGCTCGCACGTCGGCGCCGTCGTCCTCGTCTGCGCGCTCTCGGACGCCGTGCTCATCGCCGCCGGCATCGCCGGTATCGGCACCCTGGTCGACCACGCAGGCTGGGTGATCGACGTGGTCCGCTGGCTCGGCGTCGCCTTCCTGGTCTGGTACGCCGCCAGCTCGCTCCGCCGCGCCCTCCACCCCGAGTCGCTGGCGCCCCAGAACGGCAACCGCGACGAGACCCGGCGCAGCGTGCTCGCGCGGACCTTCGCGCTCACCTGGCTCAACCCGCACGTCTACCTCGACACGCTCCTGCTCATCGGCTCGGTCGCGGCCGCCCACGACGGCGGCGAGGTCGCCGGGCGCTGGTGGTTCGGCGCCGGGGCGGCGCTCGGCAGCGTGCTGTGGTTCTGCAGCCTCGGCTTCGGCGCCCGGCTCCTCGCTCCCCTGCTCGCCCGCCCGCGGGCGTGGCAGGTGCTGGAGGTCGCGATCGCGGTGACGATGCTCGTCGTGGCGTGGAAGCTCGCGACGGGGTGA
- a CDS encoding SDR family NAD(P)-dependent oxidoreductase codes for MGIGSTLAKVADASLDRTVLLGYTRVGAGLRAAWWPADPEPGALEGRRVLVTGGTSGIGRAAAVGYLRLGATVHLLGRNQAKVAATIADLRSVVPSGEVVGETCDVGDLDDVRQWSAGLLARVDRLDAVLHNAGTMTGDRRETSPQGHELTLAVHVLGPHLMTSLLGAALLASEAPSVVWMSSGGMYGARLHADDADDIEYRTGPYDGVRAYARTKRMQVVLAQEWARRTAEHPVLFASMHPGWAATPGVSEHLPRFERLTRPLLRTPEEGADTAVWLVATRPDSRPPHFWHDRALRPVVFPGQRPPSAEAVRRLAEHVTDATGAPFVL; via the coding sequence ATGGGAATCGGCTCGACCCTCGCCAAGGTGGCGGACGCCTCGCTCGACCGGACGGTGCTCCTCGGCTACACGCGGGTGGGCGCCGGCCTGCGCGCCGCCTGGTGGCCGGCCGACCCCGAGCCGGGCGCGCTCGAGGGGCGCCGGGTCCTCGTCACCGGTGGCACCTCGGGCATCGGCAGGGCTGCTGCGGTGGGCTACCTACGGCTCGGCGCGACCGTCCACCTCCTGGGGAGGAACCAGGCCAAGGTCGCCGCCACGATCGCCGACCTGCGCTCGGTCGTCCCGTCCGGAGAGGTGGTGGGGGAGACCTGCGACGTCGGCGACCTCGACGACGTCCGGCAGTGGTCGGCAGGGCTGCTCGCACGGGTGGACCGGCTGGATGCGGTCCTGCACAACGCCGGCACGATGACCGGTGATCGTCGCGAGACGAGCCCGCAGGGACACGAGCTCACCCTCGCGGTCCACGTGCTCGGACCGCACCTGATGACCTCGCTGCTCGGGGCAGCGCTGCTGGCGTCAGAGGCGCCGAGCGTGGTGTGGATGAGCTCGGGCGGCATGTACGGCGCGCGCCTGCACGCCGACGACGCCGACGACATCGAGTACCGCACCGGGCCCTACGACGGCGTGCGGGCCTATGCCCGCACCAAGCGGATGCAGGTCGTGCTCGCGCAGGAGTGGGCGCGGCGCACGGCGGAGCACCCGGTCCTGTTCGCGAGCATGCACCCTGGTTGGGCCGCCACCCCGGGGGTCAGCGAGCACCTCCCGCGCTTCGAGCGGCTGACGCGTCCGCTCCTCCGCACGCCCGAGGAGGGTGCGGACACCGCCGTGTGGCTGGTGGCGACCCGGCCCGACTCCCGTCCGCCGCACTTCTGGCACGACCGTGCGCTGCGTCCGGTCGTGTTCCCCGGCCAGCGTCCGCCTTCGGCCGAGGCCGTACGACGGCTGGCCGAGCACGTCACCGACGCGACCGGGGCGCCCTTCGTGCTGTGA
- a CDS encoding CocE/NonD family hydrolase has product MVATLAAVLVAAGLLVPAPSAHAADPFTVTTLHFKVVVGPDNGTTCDVVGDVYVPNGASSLNRVPAVLTTNGFNGSKNDQAPTAKALASRGYAVLSYSGLGFGGSSCVITLDDPDVDGKAASQLVSYLGGRTGIAFLDKEHTQPAPALTVVQKDARDHKGVARTDDPRVGTFGGSYGGGFQFAVASVDARVDALVPLITWNDLSYSLDPNNTAQTSGVSTSTPGAAKLMWALGFSATGATGDVQNQQVPPDAVPCPNFAAFVCPALVTAGTTGYLQPGDIASLRHASVASYVAKVRVPTLLVQGQRDTLFNLNEATATYRALQAQGTETKMIWMLGGHSGASAPGEVSWDDPSAGYLSTRVLQWYERHLKGKAVSTGPEFAYFRDWVAYSGNATPAYATSSAFPVGVRRTWRLSGAGSLVTGTTATAPGSQSFVTTAAGLPTRLDEMDVFGSFTAPVTDLVTDQPGTFASWSTPALTGPLRVAGSPTVRIQVGAPSAALTQALGPAGQLVLFVKVVDVAPDGTARLINGLEAPVRVPDVTKPFTVQVPAIVHEFAAGHRLRLVVAGGSVNYRGGLVATPVSIASGSAQTLSLPIVP; this is encoded by the coding sequence TTGGTCGCCACCCTCGCCGCGGTGCTCGTCGCCGCCGGCCTGCTCGTCCCGGCGCCGTCGGCGCACGCGGCCGACCCGTTCACCGTCACCACGTTGCACTTCAAGGTCGTGGTGGGGCCGGACAACGGCACGACCTGCGACGTCGTGGGCGACGTCTACGTCCCCAACGGTGCGAGCAGCCTCAACCGGGTGCCCGCGGTGCTGACGACCAACGGCTTCAACGGCTCGAAGAACGACCAGGCCCCCACGGCGAAGGCGCTCGCCTCCCGCGGGTACGCCGTGCTGTCGTACTCGGGCCTCGGGTTCGGTGGCTCGAGCTGTGTCATCACGCTCGACGACCCCGACGTCGACGGCAAGGCGGCCAGCCAGCTGGTCAGCTATCTCGGCGGCCGCACCGGCATCGCCTTCCTCGACAAGGAGCACACGCAGCCCGCGCCGGCGCTCACCGTCGTGCAGAAGGACGCCCGCGACCACAAGGGCGTCGCGCGCACCGACGACCCGCGCGTCGGGACCTTCGGCGGCTCCTACGGCGGCGGCTTCCAGTTCGCGGTCGCATCCGTGGACGCCCGGGTCGACGCGCTCGTCCCGTTGATCACCTGGAACGACCTGAGCTACAGCCTCGACCCCAACAACACCGCGCAGACCTCGGGCGTCTCCACCTCGACCCCCGGCGCGGCCAAGCTGATGTGGGCCCTCGGCTTCTCCGCGACGGGCGCCACCGGCGACGTGCAGAACCAGCAGGTCCCGCCGGACGCGGTGCCGTGCCCCAACTTCGCCGCGTTCGTCTGCCCGGCGCTCGTCACGGCCGGGACCACCGGCTACCTCCAGCCGGGCGACATCGCCTCGCTGCGGCACGCGTCCGTGGCGTCGTACGTCGCGAAGGTGCGGGTGCCGACCCTGCTCGTCCAGGGCCAGCGCGACACCCTCTTCAACCTCAACGAGGCCACGGCGACCTACCGCGCGCTGCAGGCGCAGGGCACCGAGACCAAGATGATCTGGATGCTCGGCGGGCACTCCGGCGCCAGCGCTCCCGGCGAGGTCAGCTGGGACGACCCGTCCGCCGGCTACCTCAGCACCCGGGTGCTGCAGTGGTACGAGCGCCACCTCAAGGGCAAGGCGGTCAGCACCGGTCCCGAGTTCGCCTACTTCCGCGACTGGGTCGCCTACTCCGGCAACGCCACGCCCGCCTACGCGACGTCGTCCGCCTTCCCCGTGGGAGTACGACGGACCTGGCGCCTCTCGGGCGCCGGCTCCCTCGTGACCGGTACGACGGCGACCGCTCCGGGCTCGCAGTCGTTCGTCACGACCGCGGCGGGCCTGCCCACCCGGTTGGACGAGATGGACGTCTTCGGCAGCTTCACCGCCCCGGTGACCGATCTCGTCACCGACCAGCCCGGCACCTTCGCGAGCTGGTCGACACCGGCCCTGACGGGTCCGCTGCGGGTCGCGGGCTCGCCGACGGTGCGGATCCAGGTCGGCGCCCCGAGCGCGGCGCTGACCCAGGCGCTCGGTCCGGCCGGGCAGCTGGTGCTCTTCGTGAAGGTCGTCGACGTCGCCCCCGACGGCACCGCGCGTCTGATCAACGGGCTCGAGGCGCCGGTGCGGGTCCCCGACGTCACCAAGCCGTTCACGGTGCAGGTGCCCGCGATCGTGCACGAGTTCGCGGCCGGGCACCGGCTGCGGCTGGTCGTCGCGGGCGGCTCGGTCAACTACCGCGGTGGCCTGGTGGCGACGCCGGTGTCGATCGCGTCCGGCTCGGCGCAGACGCTCAGCCTGCCGATCGTCCCCTGA